A genomic region of Pongo pygmaeus isolate AG05252 chromosome 7, NHGRI_mPonPyg2-v2.0_pri, whole genome shotgun sequence contains the following coding sequences:
- the LOC134740082 gene encoding ubiquitin carboxyl-terminal hydrolase 17-like protein 22, translating to MEDDSLCLGGEWQLNRFSKLTCSGPGAAFAEIQRTSLPEKSPLSSETRVDLCDDLAPVARQLAPREQLPLSSRRPAAVGAGLQNMGNTCYVNASLQCLTYTPPLANYMLSREHSQTCHGHKGCMLCTMQAHITRALHRPGHVIQPSRALAAGFHRGKQEDAHEFLMFTVDAMKKACLPGHKLVDHHSKDTTLMHQIFGGYWRSQIKCLHCQGISDTFDPYLDIALDIQAAQSVKQALEQLVKPEELNGENAYHCGLCLQKAPASKTLTLHTSAKVLILVLKRFSHVTGNKLAKSVQYPECLDMQPYVSQQNAGPLVYVLYAVLVHAGWSCHNGHYFSYVKAQEGQWYKMDDAEVTASGITSVLSQQAYVLFYIQKSEWERHSESVSRGREARALGAEDTDRRATQGELKRDPCLQVPELDEHLVETATQESTLDHWKFLQEQNKTKPDFNVRKVEGTLPPNVLVIHQSKYKCGMKNHHPEQQSSLLNLSSTNPTDHESMNTGTLASLQGRTRRSKGKNKHSKRALLLCQ from the coding sequence atggaggacgactcactctgcttgggaggggagtggcagttgaaccgcttttcaaaactcacatgttctgggccaggtgcagcttttgctgaaatccagcggacttctctccctgagaagtcaccactctcatctgagacccgtgtcgacctctgtgatgatttggctcctgtggcaagacagcttgctcccagggagcagcttcctctgagtagcaggagacctgctgcggtgggggctgggctccagaatatgggaaatacctgctacgtgaatgcttccctgcagtgcctgacatacacacCGCCCCTTGCCAACTACATGCTGTCCCGGGAGCACTCTCAAACTTGTCATGGTCACAAGGGCTGCATGCTCTGTACTATGCAAGCTCACATCACACGGGCCCTCCACCGTCCTGGCCATGTCATCCAGCCCTCACGGGCATTGGCTGCCGGCTTCCATAGAGGCAAGCAGGAAGACGCCCATGAATTTCTGATGTTCACTGTGGATGCCATGAAAAAGGCATGCCTTCCCGGGCACAAGCTGGTAGATCATCACTCTAAGGACACCACCCTCATGCACCAAATATTTGGAGGGTACTGGAGATCTCAAATCAAGTGTCTCCACtgccagggcatttcagacacctttgacccttacctggacatcgccctggatatccaggcagctcagagtgtgaagcaagctttggaacagttggtgaagcccgaagaactcaatggagagaatgcctatcattgtggtctttgtctccagaaggcgccggcctccaagacgttaactttgcacacttctgccaaggtcctcatccttgtattgaagagattctcccatgtcacaggcaacaaacttgccaagagtgtgcaatatcctgagtgccttgacatgcagccatacgtgtctcagcagaacgcaggacctcttgtctatgtcctctatgctgtgctggtccacgccgggtggagctgtcacaacggacattacttctcttatgtcaaagctcaagaaggccagtggtataaaatggatgatgccgaggtcactgcctctggcatcacttctgtcctgagtcaacaggcctatgtcctcttttacatccagaagagtgaatgggaaagacacagtgagagtgtgtcaagaggcagggaagcaagagcccttggcgctgaagacacagacaggcgAGCAACGCAAGGAGAGCTCAAGAGAGACCCCTGCCTCCAGGTACCCGAGTTGGACGAGCACTTGGTGGAAACGGCCACTCAGGAAAGCACCTTAGACCACTGGAAATTcctccaagagcaaaacaaaaccaagcctgaCTTCAACGTCAGAAAAGTCGAAGGTACCCTGCCTCCCAACGTACTTGTGATTCATCAATCGAAATACAAGTGTGGGATGAAAAACCACCATCCTGAACAGCAAAGCTCCCTGCTAAACCTCTCCTCAACGAACCCGACAGATCACGAGTCCATGAACACTGGCACACTCGCTTCTCTGCAAGGGAGGACCAGGAGatccaaagggaagaacaaacacaGCAAGAGGGCTCTGCTTCTGTGCCAGTGA
- the LOC134740084 gene encoding ubiquitin carboxyl-terminal hydrolase 17-like protein 22, with amino-acid sequence MEDDSLCLGGEWQLNRFSKLTCSGPGAAFAEIQRTSLPEKSPLSSETRVDLCDDLAPVARQLAPREQLPLSSRRPAAVGAGLQNMGNTCYVNASLQCLTYTPPLANYMLSREHSQTCHGHKGCMLCTMQAHITRALHRPGHVIQPSRALAAGFHRGKQEDAHEFLMFTVDAMKKACLPGHKLVDHHSKDTTLMHQIFGGYWRSQIKCLHCQGISDTFDPYLDIALDIQAAQSVKQALEQLVKPEELNGENAYHCGLCLQKAPASKTLTLHTSAKVLILVLKRFSHVTGNKLAKSVQYPECLDMQPYVSQQNAGPLVYVLYAVLVHAGWSCHNGHYFSYVKAQEGQWYKMDDAEVTASGITSVLSQQAYVLFYIQKSEWERHSESVSRGREARALGAEDTDRRATQGELKRDPCLQVPELDEHLVETATQESTLDHWKFLQEQNKTKPDFNVRKVEGTLPPNVLVIHQSKYKCGMKNHHPEQQSSLLNLSSTNPTDHESMNTGTLASLQGRTRRSKGKNKHSKRALLLCQ; translated from the coding sequence atggaggacgactcactctgcttgggaggggagtggcagttgaaccgcttttcaaaactcacatgttctgggccaggtgcagcttttgctgaaatccagcggacttctctccctgagaagtcaccactctcatctgagacccgtgtcgacctctgtgatgatttggctcctgtggcaagacagcttgctcccagggagcagcttcctctgagtagcaggagacctgctgcggtgggggctgggctccagaatatgggaaatacctgctacgtgaatgcttccctgcagtgcctgacatacacaccgccccttgccaactacatgctgtcccgggagcactctcaaacttgtcatggtcacaagggctgcatgctctgtactatgcaagctcacatcacacgggccctccaccgtcctggccatgtcatccagccctcacgggcattggctgctggcttccatagaggcaagcaggaagacgcccatgaatttctgatgttcactgtggatgccatgaaaaaggcatgccttcccgggcacaagctggtagatcatcactctaaggacaccaccctcatgcaccaaatatttggagggtactggagatctcaaatcaagtgtctccactgccagggcatttcagacacctttgacccttacctggacatcgccctggatatccaggcagctcagagtgtgaagcaagctttggaacagttggtgaagcccgaagaactcaatggagagaatgcctatcattgtggtctttgtctccagaaggcgccggcctccaagacgttaactttgcacacttctgccaaggtcctcatccttgtattgaagagattctcccatgtcacaggcaacaaacttgccaagagtgtgcaatatcctgagtgccttgacatgcagccatacgtgtctcagcagaacgcaggacctcttgtctatgtcctctatgctgtgctggtccacgccgggtggagctgtcacaacggacattacttctcttatgtcaaagctcaagaaggccagtggtataaaatggatgatgccgaggtcactgcctctggcatcacttctgtcctgagtcaacaggcctatgtcctcttttacatccagaagagtgaatgggaaagacacagtgagagtgtgtcaagaggcagggaagcaagagcccttggcgctgaagacacagacaggcgAGCAACGCAAGGAGAGCTCAAGAGAGACCCCTGCCTCCAGGTACCCGAGTTGGACGAGCACTTGGTGGAAACGGCCACTCAGGAAAGCACCTTAGACCACTGGAAATTcctccaagagcaaaacaaaaccaagcctgaCTTCAACGTCAGAAAAGTCGAAGGTACCCTGCCTCCCAACGTACTTGTGATTCATCAATCGAAATACAAGTGTGGGATGAAAAACCACCATCCTGAACAGCAAAGCTCCCTGCTAAACCTCTCCTCAACGAACCCGACAGATCACGAGTCCATGAACACTGGCACACTCGCTTCTCTGCAAGGGAGGACCAGGAGatccaaagggaagaacaaacacaGCAAGAGGGCTCTGCTTCTGTGCCAGTGA